From Haloarcula sp. CBA1127, a single genomic window includes:
- a CDS encoding dihydroneopterin aldolase family protein — protein sequence MEPTAPQEACFEAGVKFGSLYHQFAGTPLSPESADSLAAAMEEAIENQPFCEAVTVSVRTEALEDAIAEGGADYTELTGRFIDVEMQIEYEGVTVETSMAMEDGYPLMQVDAVQE from the coding sequence ATGGAACCCACAGCTCCGCAGGAGGCGTGTTTCGAAGCGGGCGTCAAGTTCGGCTCGCTGTATCACCAGTTCGCAGGGACACCACTCAGTCCAGAGAGCGCCGACTCGCTCGCAGCGGCGATGGAGGAGGCCATCGAGAACCAGCCCTTCTGTGAGGCGGTCACCGTCAGCGTCCGCACGGAGGCACTGGAAGACGCTATCGCCGAGGGCGGGGCGGACTACACGGAACTCACCGGGCGATTCATCGACGTCGAGATGCAAATCGAATACGAGGGTGTCACGGTCGAGACGAGCATGGCAATGGAGGATGGGTACCCGCTGATGCAGGTCGACGCGGTGCAGGAGTGA
- the azf gene encoding NAD-dependent glucose-6-phosphate dehydrogenase Azf codes for MDDPVLLTGAGGAVGAAILEGLEDAYEWKLMFHSPPAEEPDHEYLVGDVSSEGDVAAAMDGVGAVIHLAGDPRPEAPWDSVLENNIDGTQKMYEAAVDEGVEKFVFASSNHAVGSFETDERTPEMYRPDDQYRLDGTELPRPGNLYGVSKATGEVLGRYYHDKHGLSVCNIRIGNLTRGHPPIDYERGQAMWLSYRDCAHIHDCALQADYEYEIVYGISDNDRKYYSIERAKDVLGYDPQDNSAHFDGDERIAEPEP; via the coding sequence ATGGACGACCCGGTTCTGCTCACCGGCGCTGGCGGCGCTGTCGGGGCGGCCATCCTCGAAGGACTCGAGGACGCCTACGAGTGGAAACTCATGTTCCACAGCCCACCCGCCGAGGAGCCCGACCACGAGTACCTCGTCGGGGACGTGTCCAGCGAGGGCGACGTGGCCGCGGCAATGGACGGCGTCGGCGCCGTCATCCACCTGGCTGGCGACCCCCGGCCGGAAGCCCCCTGGGACTCCGTCCTCGAAAACAATATCGACGGCACCCAGAAGATGTACGAGGCCGCTGTCGACGAGGGCGTCGAGAAGTTCGTCTTCGCGTCCTCGAACCACGCCGTCGGCTCCTTCGAAACGGACGAGCGCACGCCCGAGATGTATCGCCCGGACGACCAGTACCGCCTTGACGGGACAGAGCTCCCCCGCCCCGGCAACCTCTACGGCGTCTCGAAAGCCACCGGCGAGGTGCTGGGCCGCTACTACCACGACAAGCACGGCCTTTCCGTCTGCAACATCCGCATCGGCAACCTCACGCGGGGTCACCCGCCGATCGACTACGAACGCGGGCAGGCGATGTGGCTCTCCTACCGCGACTGCGCCCACATCCACGACTGCGCGCTACAGGCCGACTACGAGTACGAAATCGTCTACGGCATCTCCGACAACGACCGCAAGTACTACTCTATCGAGCGCGCCAAGGACGTGCTCGGCTACGACCCGCAGGACAACTCTGCACACTTCGACGGCGACGAACGAATCGCCGAACCGGAGCCGTAG
- a CDS encoding DUF309 domain-containing protein gives MRDHLRAGIAVYNEGRYHAAHDAWEEYWLDLSSGADERFLHGLIQFTAVVHHASEENWSGAQGLAESAAEYLDGFPDPYHGVALDEVRSFLMATAADPQHAATDPPTLTHEGEVIGYGALDFDATVITAEVLAEAGRYDEAVIADAVARARSELADGGDSQFVGMLFSFVRERDQRPVVYQRLRDHVELEQQKDDDVRGLFDGSG, from the coding sequence GTGCGCGACCATCTCCGTGCCGGCATCGCAGTGTACAACGAAGGCCGCTACCACGCTGCACACGATGCGTGGGAGGAGTACTGGCTGGACCTCAGCTCGGGCGCCGACGAGCGATTCCTGCACGGCCTCATCCAGTTCACCGCGGTCGTCCACCACGCCAGCGAGGAGAACTGGTCGGGTGCGCAGGGACTTGCCGAGAGCGCGGCGGAGTACCTCGACGGCTTTCCGGACCCGTATCACGGCGTGGCGCTAGACGAGGTCCGGTCGTTCCTCATGGCGACAGCAGCGGACCCGCAGCACGCGGCGACGGACCCGCCGACGCTGACACACGAGGGCGAAGTCATCGGCTACGGCGCGCTGGATTTCGACGCCACGGTCATCACCGCCGAGGTGCTGGCGGAGGCTGGCCGTTACGACGAGGCGGTTATCGCCGACGCTGTTGCCCGTGCGCGGAGTGAACTTGCAGACGGCGGCGACTCGCAGTTCGTCGGGATGCTGTTCTCGTTCGTGCGCGAGCGCGACCAGCGGCCCGTCGTCTACCAGCGGCTTCGGGACCACGTCGAACTAGAACAGCAGAAAGACGACGACGTCCGTGGGCTGTTTGACGGCTCGGGGTAG
- a CDS encoding single-stranded DNA binding protein, with protein MGAIEDIYEDLETDVPEEEFREAVEEKVEQMGGLADEETAAMLLAHELNENEVNAIADIEPGMDEVKFLAKVMAIGDLKTFERDDEDEDGRVINVEAADESGSLRLAFWDGQAVDIDEGQLEVGDVLRVKGRPKDGYNGLEVSVDKAEPDDDATIDVEPGAGSSIDALTMGQSDVTLRGLVLDTDTVRTFDRDDGSEGRVSNLTLGDETGRIRVTLWDDRADRADELDAGAAVEIIDGYVRERDGSLELHVGDQGAVDEVEDDVAFEPDADPIAEVELEETADIAGVVRSADPKRTFDRDDGSEGQVRNVRIQDATGDIRVALWGDKADKDIAPGDEVLAADVEIQDGWQDDKEASASWNSTIVVLDDGADLATGGAGGGASTETTDAEHAGLSSFGDEGDDTDADTSGNEAAAVSAGTGDTSPDGGAQSAGQQVEFTGTVVQTGDPVVLDDGEQTMSVETGERVQLGQEITVRGELRDDRLHAEDVF; from the coding sequence ATGGGTGCGATAGAGGACATTTACGAGGACCTAGAGACGGACGTCCCCGAGGAGGAGTTCCGCGAGGCCGTCGAGGAGAAGGTCGAGCAGATGGGAGGGCTCGCCGACGAGGAGACGGCCGCGATGCTGTTGGCCCACGAGCTCAACGAGAACGAGGTCAACGCCATCGCCGATATCGAACCTGGGATGGACGAGGTCAAATTCCTCGCCAAAGTGATGGCCATCGGCGACCTGAAGACCTTCGAACGCGACGACGAGGACGAAGACGGCCGGGTCATCAACGTCGAAGCCGCCGACGAGAGCGGCAGCCTCAGGCTCGCCTTCTGGGACGGCCAGGCCGTCGATATCGACGAGGGGCAACTGGAGGTCGGCGACGTGCTCCGGGTCAAGGGCCGGCCGAAAGATGGCTACAACGGGCTTGAGGTGTCCGTCGACAAGGCGGAGCCGGACGACGACGCCACAATCGATGTGGAGCCGGGCGCTGGCTCGTCCATCGACGCGCTGACGATGGGCCAGTCCGACGTGACCCTGCGCGGGCTTGTCCTCGATACCGACACGGTACGGACGTTCGACCGCGACGACGGGAGCGAGGGGCGCGTCTCGAACCTCACCCTCGGCGACGAGACGGGGCGCATCCGGGTGACGCTGTGGGACGACCGGGCCGACCGCGCCGACGAACTCGATGCGGGCGCGGCCGTGGAGATAATTGACGGCTACGTCCGGGAGCGGGACGGCTCGCTTGAACTCCACGTCGGCGACCAGGGGGCCGTCGACGAAGTGGAAGACGACGTGGCCTTCGAGCCCGACGCCGACCCAATCGCGGAGGTAGAACTCGAAGAGACGGCCGATATTGCTGGCGTCGTGCGCTCGGCTGACCCCAAGCGGACGTTCGACCGGGACGACGGCAGCGAGGGCCAGGTCCGGAACGTCCGCATTCAGGACGCCACCGGCGACATCCGTGTGGCGCTGTGGGGGGACAAGGCGGACAAGGACATCGCACCGGGCGACGAAGTGCTCGCAGCCGATGTCGAGATTCAGGACGGCTGGCAAGACGACAAGGAAGCGTCGGCAAGCTGGAACTCCACGATTGTCGTGCTCGATGATGGTGCGGATCTGGCGACCGGTGGGGCAGGCGGGGGAGCCAGTACCGAGACGACCGACGCCGAACACGCTGGCCTGTCCTCCTTCGGCGACGAAGGGGACGACACTGACGCTGACACCAGCGGCAACGAGGCGGCCGCTGTCAGCGCTGGCACCGGCGACACGTCACCGGACGGTGGCGCACAGAGCGCCGGCCAGCAGGTGGAGTTCACCGGCACCGTCGTCCAGACCGGCGACCCCGTCGTACTCGACGACGGCGAGCAGACGATGAGTGTCGAAACCGGCGAGCGCGTGCAGTTAGGGCAGGAGATAACGGTCCGTGGCGAACTCCGTGACGACCGGCTCCACGCTGAGGACGTGTTCTGA
- a CDS encoding histone: protein MSVELPFAPVDAVIRRNADGLRVSADAAEELARRIQDHGASLAVTAATEATTDGRKTLMPADFGIEQVPEKDGLELPVAPVDRIARLDIDDDYRVAMDARVALASLLETYADETAAAAATLARHADRRTIKAADVETYFELEQYY from the coding sequence ATGAGTGTCGAGCTACCGTTCGCACCGGTGGATGCGGTCATTCGGCGGAACGCGGACGGGCTCCGGGTGAGTGCCGACGCTGCGGAGGAACTGGCTCGTCGAATACAGGACCACGGCGCATCGCTTGCCGTCACGGCAGCCACGGAGGCCACCACGGACGGGCGAAAGACGCTGATGCCGGCCGACTTCGGCATCGAGCAGGTCCCTGAAAAGGATGGCCTCGAACTCCCCGTCGCGCCGGTCGACCGCATCGCACGGCTCGACATCGACGACGACTACCGCGTCGCCATGGATGCTCGCGTCGCGCTCGCGTCTCTCCTCGAAACGTACGCTGACGAAACGGCCGCCGCGGCCGCCACGTTGGCTCGTCACGCTGACCGCCGGACGATCAAGGCAGCTGACGTTGAAACGTACTTCGAACTCGAACAGTACTACTGA